AAAGCATTTGAATGATAAAACCGTAACATATAATAGCATAGATCCAATTTCACTTGTGAAAATTCAAGTATGCAACATCTAATTTTTTCAAGCTgtatactttttttttgttaatttatctaagtataaataataagatcattaatttcaaaaatatgctGTCAAATCACATGAAAGTACGAAAACATGATATGAAACTGATAtgaaaaactttaaaaaaaagtaagaaCGTATGATACATTGTTtccaaaatgaaatatattaatatactaatattttgCAGTATGGCTAAGTTAGATTTATATCTCGTACCATGgaatttttgaaacaaaatGTAGTAAATGCACATTCATTTTTGCATATCTCGaaagtttttacaaaaataaaactttagGGCAGTACAGCCAGAAAGTTGAAAAGTTCCTCGAGGTATGAAAGGGTATACAAAAGGAATACTTTTGTGGGTCCGATTCTTATGATACAACAGGCTAAAACACTTGGTCTTGTGTCTAGCAACAGTTGTAAAAAGATGTACGTTGTAGGAAAGAATCTTGCAAACTGTAAGACATTTCATCTAGTTTTTGGTATTCTGTGCATTTCTTCGTACGGAACTAATACAAATAGCTACTTGATTTCTCAGACTACCTTTAACTTTGTATTTTGCGGATTCGCTCATTCTATATTATCTGTTCTTCCTTCTCCTCTTATCAACCGATATATTCAATGTACACTATTGTCCTTCTATTCAAACTTTTGATCCTTAATATCCTCTTCTCCGTTCACCTCCCTTTTCTTCTCAGGTTTAGATGTAAACACTCCGGGCAGATGATCTTTCACGCGTTCTCTTAACTTTTGAGGGATCACCATGATAGTTGTTATTATATTACCAAGGAAAAGTACCAAGAACATAGCACTGAGAACTGGAACGTGCCATGTAGCTTCTGGGTGAGACGTTAATGTATATAATGTGTACGcgttatataattgaaataggTATCCAATAAAAAGGAATGGCAGTAAAAAAGACAATCCACGCCACATCCATGAGTGAAAACCTTCTATAGTGATGTCCATGTTATGTCTCTCGCCTAACGCTTTCAAGCGATATAAAACACCGCGTTGATAGCAGAATTGCAAATATTGCACGAAACctgaatgataaaattataatagttgaaatttttatacgttattacataacatttaaattattagaagATTACTGAAGAGAAATTGCTTACTAATGTATACGTTGAACCACATAAATTGATGTCTAAACGCATACCATGGTCCTGTGTTAGGCCATACTAATAAGACACCAGAAACTACAGTTGAAAGAAAATGGTGAAATCTCCACCAACCTTTAATTCTTGAAccatttacttttaatatactTTCTCTTATTGTCAGTGTGCAATAATACCAGACTAAAAGGAACATAAAACTAAGTTCCAAAGTTCTGAAACAGACATTGGtgtagaatattaattactatgaaTACAATGGTTTTGTTAAGGTTTAATACAACATAAGTGATGGTTTACCTGACATTAGTTACTAGATTTATTACAGATAAAATAAAACCAATTACAGAAAGgactaatttaaatttttcatattcatcttTATACTTGAATCTGAAAAtatcagaataaaattaaatcatacattctttaatatatataaattgtatgcAAGAATTTTTCTTATGTAGGAGTTACAGTTATACTTACTTATCACTTTTATTTAGTATGGAGACATTAACGCTGCCTAAAATAATCTGGAGGTACGTGCCATTTGGTTTAGGTAAAGTTTGTTCTATTTCATGTAACTGCTGCTTTCTTTTAGTCATATCCTTGTCCAAGCTTTTTCCAGCTTCGCTTGCGTGTAATCTGACAAGTTACatgatttttcttataaattgaaaaaacagtttcgataaaatttcataattgtttACTTACTGCTTCAATGATTTTTGTATTACACCCATTCTGTACCTCTGATGAGAAATACCTTTTAAGCATTTCGCTTGCAATTCGCTCACTTCTTCTAATTTCGCAAGATATTCTCTATTTAATGCCTATcagaaatataagaatatttgtgTTATTAAACCATTTACAAGCACAGGTATGTTACACAGTTAATTCTAGAAAAGTTGGAAATCCAAAAACAGGACTGTACATATTACAATCTTGAGTAACATTCTAATCTTTTTTTCACGTTTTTCAACGAACTTACTAAACAGgtaaaataccattgtttccTTTACTACAGTTACAATTATTACTTCTCAGCCATTAAGGGCAAAGGTACTCGAGCAACGTAATGCAAATGCCATATTGTAAGACACAAGCAGAGTTTTCGACCGAAGCAATATTCAGTTTCAATGCCGATTTATAAACAATGGGATACCGGTTTCAGGTATTTACTATGGATAAACAATAGGGAACCCTTAACCTCGAACGAAACGATCCGATCACGTTGAAGCGTCGACACCTCAATTAATATTCTTGATTAACGAGAAATAATCTTACTTCCAACTCCTTGTAATCTTGTGCCAGGTCGTTCCAATCTTTTAAACAAGATTCGACATCGGTGTCCATTGTGGCGATGAAAAATACGATGGCCAAGAACTATCTAAAAATTCAGGTACACCACGGTCAATCGTGTTACTGCGGTCGACCACTTCCTCGTAGATCTAGCGGCAGAGTGCTCTAAAAGCCGACATTTCATTATCGTGATCTTCAGGGCCGACGTATGATAAAACCGTATATCCGAAAATTGTAGTCGGAAAATGTACATAATTGTTTTACAAAGAATCATGCACGGTGCACATTTCTTATCAACGTTGATAAATACAATGCAAAATAAATTCCAACGTTACATAGCAAATAGAATTATTCCATACTCATAATTCCAATTATATCAAGAACAAATTAGACGAAGTTTGAACGTGATGAAATTTATCTAGATTATTTCCCAATTCAATTAAACTTACGTAATTCCAATGATAAATCCCTGTATCGTTTCAcccataaaacattttatttggcTGCTTCGAGCACGTTCCACGTCTCCTAAAAAATTCGAGTGTAcgttcaaataatatttcaaacgaacGATTCATTTATATTCCATCGGAATCAGTTTAAAGATAATAAACTGAATCGTCGATTTAAAGAATGAAATGGAAATAATTACcagtacaaaataatatatataatataaataattatcaaataaaagtaaagaacattcgttatcattatcatcatgaATTCCGAATTACCCAAAAGCACGTGCAATATTTCCCAGAGTTCCCCAATTAATTCCCGTGGAAACAAGATCAGGCGAGACACGAGAAGACTACGAGAAATCTCGATGACTCTCGCGTCCCTGTAAATCATGCTTACAATCTAATAAAGCAAATTTGTTTTTTCTCGTTTCGTGTTCCTCGACGGAGCGGCATCCTCCGAGATTCGGGAGCCGAAGTGATTCCATGCCTATTTTTGGTTCAACGTTGCCGTGACGGCGATTCAGGGAGCCGCGTTGCTCGTCTTCGTGTTTTCGTCGAGCCATTCACGCGCGCCGTGTTACCGGGCTCGTAAACAATTGCAAATCCTTTCTTTCCCCGGCACAATCGGCAATTTCGAGCCGCGTTCTGCCGCGTCCCAGCGAACACGTGAATTTTTTCACGGTCGTTGACCAGGTGGAG
This portion of the Nomia melanderi isolate GNS246 chromosome 11, iyNomMela1, whole genome shotgun sequence genome encodes:
- the LOC116432074 gene encoding transmembrane protein 120 homolog — translated: MDTDVESCLKDWNDLAQDYKELEALNREYLAKLEEVSELQAKCLKGISHQRYRMGVIQKSLKQLHASEAGKSLDKDMTKRKQQLHEIEQTLPKPNGTYLQIILGSVNVSILNKSDKFKYKDEYEKFKLVLSVIGFILSVINLVTNVRTLELSFMFLLVWYYCTLTIRESILKVNGSRIKGWWRFHHFLSTVVSGVLLVWPNTGPWYAFRHQFMWFNVYISFVQYLQFCYQRGVLYRLKALGERHNMDITIEGFHSWMWRGLSFLLPFLFIGYLFQLYNAYTLYTLTSHPEATWHVPVLSAMFLVLFLGNIITTIMVIPQKLRERVKDHLPGVFTSKPEKKREVNGEEDIKDQKFE